One window of Prionailurus bengalensis isolate Pbe53 chromosome B1, Fcat_Pben_1.1_paternal_pri, whole genome shotgun sequence genomic DNA carries:
- the LOC122478272 gene encoding alcohol dehydrogenase 1-like, with amino-acid sequence MERKFIMDTSGKTITCRAAIAWKTGSTLAIEEVQVDPPKAREVRIKMISTGICGSDDHAVKGLLSTNFPFIPGHEGAGIVESIGEGVSSVKPGDKVLTLAIPQCRECSSCLHPKGNFCEKQDVLPSSGLMLDRTSRFTCKGKKIYHFLRASTFTEYTVVPEIAVAKIDAAAPMDKVCIISCAVSTGYGAAVNSAKVTRGSTCVVFGLGGVGSAIVMGCKASGASRIIGVDINEEKFPWARALGVTDCLNPRNLKKPVQQVVMEMTRVGVDFAFEAIGLSDTMIAAWDSCHRSYGVCMIIGVASSNSQLSLNAPDIISGRTLKGVCLGGYKTRDCIPQLVTDYLQNKINIDPLITHQLPFDQLHKAFELYHAGKTIRCILLF; translated from the exons ATGGAAAGAAAATTCATCATGGACACTTCGGGCAAA ACAATCACATGCCGGGCAGCCATTGCCTGGAAAACAGGTTCTACTCTTGCAATTGAGGAAGTACAAGTCGATCCACCAAAGGCTCGGGAAGTTCGTATTAAG ATGATATCTACAGGGATCTGTGGTAGTGATGATCATGCAGTAAAAGGATTACTCTCCACAAACTTTCCTTTCATCCCAGGCCATGAAGGAGCTGGGATTGTAGAGAGTATTGGCGAAGGAGTGAGCTCAGTGAAACCAG GAGATAAAGTCCTCACACTCGCTATACCACAGTGTAGAGAATGCAGTTCCTGTTTGCATCCCAAGGGAAACTTCTGTGAGAAGCAAGA TGTTCTACCTTCTTCTGGATTAATGCTGGACAGGACCAGCAGATTTacctgcaaaggaaaaaagatttatCACTTTCTCCGTGCAAGCACATTCACTGAATATACGGTTGTACCTGAGATTGCAGTGGCAAAAATTGATGCTGCTGCTCCTATGGATAAAGTTTGTATCATAAGCTGCGCGGTGTCTACAGGTTATGGGGCTGCTGTAAATTCGGCCAAG GTCACTCGCGGTTCCACGTGCGTGGTCTTTGGACTTGGTGGAGTTGGTTCAGCCATTGTCATGGGCTGTAAAGCATCTGGTGCTTCTAGGATCATCGGCGTTGACATCAATGAGGAGAAGTTTCCCTGGGCAAGAGCATTAGGGGTCACTGATTGTCTCAACCCTCGAAACCTCAAGAAACCTGTCCAGCAGGTGGTCATGGAAATGACAAGAGTTGGTGTTGACTTTGCCTTTGAAGCCATTGGACTCAGTGATACGATG attgctgcttgggattcctgcCACCGGAGCTATGGTGTCTGTATGATCATTGGGGTGGCTTCATCAAATTCACAGCTTTCCCTGAACGCACCAGATATTATCTCTGGACGGACACTGAAGGGTGTGTGTTTAGGAG gttATAAAACCAGAGACTGTATTCCCCAACTAGTGACTGATTacctgcaaaataaaattaatatagatCCCTTAATAACCCATCAGTTGCCTTTTGACCAACTCCACAAAGCTTTCGAGTTGTACCATGCTGGAAAAAC CATCCGCTGTATTCTGCTGTTCTGA